gtgaaggatccctggaatatcagcctctggaacacatcttctgaagatcccatccttgccttgccgatagaggtacggctcatcccagaagtagtgccttgcctccctcaaaaatttcctcttctcattcccagtgaacctcaaaggctctttctcagctgccaagaagttggcaatctcagcaaaccatggaagattcgggtactccttctggatcactgcaacgaatgctccttctacgcgggaacaaTCCTTAATGGCAGGTGAtgactgctccatgttgcgcagaccaatcgcattgacgtactccatcggttgttccacatcaagaactgtctcatctgacactttcatcctggagagatgatctgccactccattatcaactcccttcttgtctcttatctctagatcaaactcttggagcaagaggATCCATCTTAAGAggcgcggtttagcatccttcttcgtgagcaggtacttgagagccgcgtggtctgtgtgcacaatcacctttgatccaaccagataggatctgaacttctcaaaagcgaacacgatggcaaggagctccttctctgtggttgcgtatcggcattgagcttcatctaaagttctgcttgcatagtagatcacgtgaagcttcttgtctttacgctgtccaaggactgctcccactgcaaaatcacttgcatctgtcatgatctcaaaagggagatcccagtctggaggttggacaactggtgcactgactagagctcccttgatcgtgtggaatgcggctaagcagtcactgtcaaaggcaaactgagcttccttgcagagcaaccgagtgagtggtctcgcgatcttagagaagtcttggatgaacctcctgtagaaaccagcgtgtcccaagaaactcctgattcccttcactgaagttggtggttgcagactcatcatgacctcgatctttgccttgtccacctcaatgcctttctcggatatcttgtgtcccagaacaatcccatctctcaccatgaagtggcatttctcccagttcagcaccagatgcttctcctcgcatcgcttcagtaccctgcacaaatttgacaaacagacatgaaaggagcttccatagacgctgaaatcgtccatgaaaacctccattatgtcttcgatcagatcagtaaaaatcgacatcatgcatcgctggaaggtcgctggggcattgcacaagccgaatggcatcctcctgtatgcatatgttccataagggcatgtgaacgtcgtcttctcctgatcatctgggtggatgggaatctgaaagaaacctgaataaccatctaaaaagcaatagtaagggtggttagccaatctctcaagcatttgatcaataaaaggaagtgggaagtgatccttacgagtcgcagcattcaacttacgaaaatcaatgcacatgcgatgaccagtaactgttctagtggggatcaattcattcttttcatttgttatcacagtgatccccctttcttaggtactacatgcacaggactaacccacttactatcagagatcgcatagatcacacctgcttctagaagtttcattatctctttctttacaacatcttttagattcgggtttaacctcctctgatgttctacagaagtcatcgattcatcttccaggtgtattctatgcatgcacagatcaggtgaaatgccaggtatgtcagctagagagtaacccaaagccttacgatactttctcagctcacacaaaagcagagcagtctctgcattgttcaggtcagcattcacaatgacaggatatgtggagttgggtccaagaaatgcatacctgagtcccttgggaagggatttgagctctacctttggagctttcagctcgctccatgagtcatcgggctgagctgccggaacagtcgGGTTCTGAGGCGTGGTTGTTCCAGTCGATGTGCTGGagtcactgttctcccccagacttagattcgccaccgtcctctccatactcctggctgaatccaggaacttggcataggcatcagcatcaacactctctaagctttgctcggcttcagctctgactaaggcgagttcaagtggatcctcggtgagaatctcctcgatcattccttcatgcggctctaggggatcaccatcttcttggacagtgaaggtttgtccatccagcatcggcttcttgagcatctgatccatctcaaacttcatcacaatatctccaaggtggagatcaatcttcccttgtcggacatcaatgatagctccaacagtgcagaggaatggtctgcctaggatcaggggatcattggagtcttcctcgacttccagaacaacgaaatcggcaggaacaattgtattcccaaccagaacttgaagatcttcgaggattccaactggagacttcacagatcgatcagcaaacactagtgacatcctggtaggcttgaagtccgtgtatccaaggcgcttagccacagtatatggcatgaggtttatgctcgaccctagatcgaccagtgagcatgagaagagtgttctcccaatctgaaccgagagaacaaattttcccggatcacccaacttcttgatccttctgttctggagcaccgcgctgcactccttagagacaatcatgaactcgctgtcatcagatatcttcccagagatcaatcccttgacgaagctacgcatggatggtatcatctggatcgcactcatcagagggagcttgacagttaggtcttccagcatcttcctgcacttcatctcttccttatccttgcgtgtagccttagctggaacagggtagggcactttcggtacatactgacgagcaggagaaggtgctgcagtcggtggaacaaccccagcgggtcgctctgcttcagtcggaacagtctcagtaggttgttctgcgtcttcctcatctgtgggtacagctttaggTGGCTGATctgactccttctgcttccctttctcagccgatgtgaatctcctggggtctagatcaggcagttgctttccactcctcaaacctactgcattgcactccttggggttcttgtctgtttttccagggagagttccttgctgtctcttcacgttctcagcagtctgagcaatctgaatatccatctgtctcatatggcttgagacattgtcatacttcacactcaggtcattgaacatatgattcatcctggtgttgatgtcgtttgtgacctggttcagtgctttcccttggatctgctgtccttggagcagctggctcatcatattggcgaggctcttcatgtcatcatgcggagcagtctgagtcggttgtgcagcttgctgattaaccggctgtttctggctgtggaactgagcattctgagctgggttaaggacaaaggttcttccctgattgccataaggcctttggtatccactgttctgaccctggttcccttgagctttatcgtctggtttaggggcattgaacaggtggggattgttcctcacgttagggttcgggtgatagttcttgaactgccatccttgcccattcacgtagctcacttcatgctgatcctcagccgactgatctgcctctgatgtgccttctgcggtagctttatcctgtggggattcttccatgatgaagacctggttctggttactcttaatcagctgatcgaccttggcagagagctcatcaatcttgctgttgtcgatgctcttcaccttctgagtgcgatcagtctcgcggttattgtcagctgagcttgaggccatgttctcaatcaactcgaatgcaccttgagtggactgagtcatgaagtctcccttactggctgagttcaaagcgttcctgtactcccagcctactccatcgtagaacactcccagcagatagtcttcctcaaaaccgtgatgtgggcattctctgcggtagacattgaatcgctcccaagcatcacagaacggctcgtctaccaattgtttgaaggtcacgatcttctgtctcagagctgctgtcttcgatttcgtgtagaagtggcttaagaagcctctcggacttgttcccaagtggtgagtgatccggtgggtagtgaatcaagccagcgagcagctttcccatcaagagagaaagggaacagagtacacttgatgtaatcgggtggtactccattcgctttagtgaaaccacacatcttctcaaagtgctcgatgtggtccatcggtatctcagcaggaagcccattgaagatcttcctttgcactagacttatcaaggctggcttgatctcgaagtcttgccttgtgcacggtggaggggttatggcagatcgcgtagcgggcagattacgcagtaagtttctctggccgatctggaccactccctcctgttggttcgcagcattcagagcagcttgctcggcagcagcttgctgcgcttggatcgtctgctgcatctgctgcatctgctgttgcatgagtgcaaacgcagcagtgagatcatctggatgatcacccatgtcggtgttcgttgatctcggctgttgacggttctgtcgttccaatctcgctagttcctcgttagaaagctgatgcaatggcccttgtgcgttgctccgagtatgtctactggtcatgcacctggatcatcagctgaaacaaagaaaataacacgagttagatatcttagactagatatgaaaccgaaaattagaggtaaaaaatctggtccccggcaacggcgccaaaacttgatacactaaaaatgaatccttgctactgccaagttaacagttgcaattgtagtacttgagattcaaatccagaggaccagtctacactctagttctataagtttcagaatcaagctaagaagaagatatgaattggttgaaataggcgatagcaaacaagcaaaataaacacgagattgattcaattaaacaagagctagcctagggtatttcattgggtgttgaattggagccaaacaattattcaagcgcgatgaagtgctttctagaactcggatcactcagctggaacactccactgtcgtggtagtgatcgctttgcagatcgatctcaccacctaactgtcgttgggatgagaatcgattgcaagctttagagaacaggtccgatcagttcacttaccaccctaatatctactttcgctgattagggatactaagctcattcaatacatgtcaagttatcatcctaagcggttaactaagtgatgaactagtgatctaacatcaagtgatcagtttaatgaaagcagtaagaacagtatgaatgaagaacagttatagatcgcttatctatgtttagctcatgtctcaacaccctaaaaaccctaggcgagcaaggtcactactcgatcatgatgcacataaacaaagacataaatcctgaataaaattgcataagaacagagtagaaaacaatagggttcagatgatcttctctatgagaggatggattcttctcccttacaagttgcagatcgcaatactcagtgttctcttgtaaaaactagcgtaaaaaaaatagaaaatagatagatggcgttttatatggaggcgccaatcagaagagaaaaagattagggcaacaaggctttaattcctgaaataggagtttccatattcgtctggaacaatctccggatcactccgtctgcttgttccgcttgagagagaacagtctcgggactgttctcttgagtgttctccgcaggaatgctccaaaaggacatcttttcatcaggcaccttctcttctttcttctgctaactccagacatgtaaaaggtcaaaagggactagactgacacgaattagtgacttgaaacaaatgaaaacatatatacaatgatgtgaaaaacaccatatatcaacaTCTTTTGCTAAAGACTCGTTTCAAGATATATGAATGTATGTTTTACTTTCGGCTGCGTCCATGGAccatatgtataatattttgggCTTGTGAactcaatataatatatatatatgatataaagtATGTTTTATATTCGAAACGTGTTGAATCTGATATTAGGTTAGTCCGACCTAACACAACTCTATGACTCGgaacgggttgcaaagcctaaGACCGAAGATTAGAAGAAACGAGTTTTGAATGGTTAATCTGGGTTACTTAATCTTATTTTGTGACTTGGAAATTCTATTCTTAACCCGTTGTAACATTTCTGGACCGGGCAGAGGAAGGTCTTTTGGGCATGTTTTATTTATTGCCTGACTGGCTGACCGATGTCTTAaaacggttcgggggtgttacagcTTCATAAATGTAAATACCTcgatacatatttaaataagcGTCAGTAGTGACTAGAAGGTGTGTACACACCAATCGTGCAACTCCAGACAATCTTACACTCTTGAAGAACCCGAGAAATTGTCCATGTGTACACATGATTATTGTACACCAACAATATATGTTTCCTACAACATTATGCACACTGCACTATTTTTACTATTCATTACAACTTTGGTATTTACATCTACTACTATAGCCCctttcatatttgaagttatcTCTTGAGATATATCAAGCTATATCTCTGATGGTGAGGCGATGTCAACAACATGATTTATTCAAGCTTCAACCATGGCGTTTATCTCTTCTTTCTTGTACACCAAAATATATCAGTGTCCCTTCGTGATAGTGGAAGTCATTTGACATAAAAACGTATCAATGCTCATTCATGAAAGTGAAAATCATTTGACACCAGTTTTCAGTATCCATCTTTcactttttcattttaatttaatactttatttttagGTTGTTCTATTCGTGAAAGTAGACACTAAAATGTATTAAGACTGTTTAACTGAATATGCTTAAGCTTATGGGTTTGGACTTATCAGTGAGACATGATTCAAGTATACATGTAcactaaaatatatagtattgtaCATGTATACACCAAATATTGTACAAATGTACATCCATAATTGTACGTCACATAGACaccatcaaaaatatattaacaccCATGCTATCAAGATCTAAAATAAGTTTCATTCACGACAACGAGAATCTTTTTTATTCACATAAACCACGCTTCCTTGTCCTTATACCTACAAAGACAAATCTCTTTGTTTAATATGTACATGTGTATACCAACATTATGTACACATCAAGTGGTCACCCAATATACTTGTGTACACGAAAAAAGTGCATAcacaaaacacaaaaacaatACTCGTGTACACGAAAAATGTAcatacacaaaacaaaaaaagcaaTACAAATTTTGTTTACTTAGAAATGTTAACTTAGAAATGTATACATgcatgttttataaaatgtacatACACAAAAGCACGTGTACAtgtagattttataaaaaaggaaCATAGAATTTGTATAATCATTTTGTTTCGATGTCCACGAACTTAGGTTGTACACATATACATTAAATTTGTTGtccataattataatttttttaatgagtggcaattttataattatttcatCTTTTGTTCTAGGGTTTTCTGAATTTCCTGCAAATATATCTAAGGGTCGCCATTGATTTTTATCATGCaatattcattatattttttgttcagGAGGAGGAGGCAAGAAACTTTTACGATAGATCTTGGTTTTTGTTCAGGTGATGACTGCCCTCTTCTTTATCTTCATTCTTTTTAACCATTAAAACCATtgtaacagagagagagaggaaaagagagagagaagctgtTTCTATATtacagaaaagaagaaaaaataaaattaaaaagtgtaGGACTCATTTAGTTTCAAGAATGCACATGATTAGAAAATAGTTAGCTTGTAGTTGTAGAAAACTACCTTAGGAGCCATAACTGCTCTATATTgtaataaataacttaaaactgtcatatgatgaaaataactcgtttaagaaaataaaacaaaataaaacatataatatcaATCAAAATGGGATCTTTAGGTTCACTCTCGCTCAAGACATTAATATAATGCACTAAACCtcaaatccaaaaaaatcaaTTGTCAATCGAAAATGTGGCAGATAATTACccaaaatcttaaattttacgGAATAAAAGATGAAAACCTTTTCTCGCGGCAGGATGAATCTGTGGAGAAACGATTTGATTAAAGGAGGAAGACAACCTACCAAAAGGAATGGCAACGTAAATagggaaatcggccaattcatacatcaacagaggaccgcggtcccgatcagtacatacACTACGTACttgtgctaaaacatacatcaacttacgttttttaaaaatttcatacaTCAACTCTTACTTTTCGGTTAATTCATACATTGACCGTCTTACCGTTAGTCAAACTATAACGGTGTCTTATGTGGACTTAACAGATGCTGACGtggcttttatattttttatttaattaataaaataaaagtaaaatcgTTTTATATCTGTCAATGCggggaatcgaacccgggttCAGCCAAATTTGAAACACTCACTAAACCACTGTGCCACAAGAATATATTGATAATGTTATCTATTGTGtcttacttatatatataatttgttcgTATATTTCTAATTCTAGAATTAACtccacaaaatatatataaatttcgaaaaattattataaaaattttgaatttgaaagacatttgaaaataaatttcgaaaaataaaatattacaaataaaatataaaaaacatttgaaaataaatttcgaaaaattattataaaaattttgaatttgaaaacatagaattcaacactattaaataaatatttttatttttattatttatttatatttaatttatattataaaaagttttaatttgaaaacatagaattcaaaagtattaaaatatttttattttattatttatttaaataattatttataattacttttatatttgatttataataataaaaaataatagttttgaattctatgttttcaaattcaaactttttataatataaattaaacataaattacgaattaaataaatttaattatataaatataaataattatttaataaataattatttaataaataataaaaataaaaataaaaaatatttatttaatagttttaacttctaatttttcaaattcaaaattttataataatttttggaaatttattgtcaaatgatttttatattttatttgtaaattttgaaaatacttttttgatttttaaaaatttttattttgaaaaaaaaaagatcataatAACAACAGTTAAGGCAATTAACCACAATTCTtagagtttatatatattttgtggaGCTAATTCTAGataattagaaatatatgaacaaaaattatatataagtaaGCTACAATAGATATCAATATCAATATATTCGTGTGGCACAGTGGTTTAGTGAGTGATTCAAATTGGGATGAACCCAGGTTTGATTCCTCCCTTCCATAGTTTTAAattggattttatttttattttattaatttaataaaatgtaaaagCCACCTCAGCATCCGTTAAGTCCACATATGACATCGTTATAGTTTGACTAACGGTAAGACGTTTAATGTATGAATTAACCGAAAAGTAAGAGGtgatgtataatttttttttaaaaacgtaagttgatgtatgttttagtaCAGGTATGTAGTGTATATACTGATCGGGACCTCGATCCTCTATTGATGTATAAATTGACCGATTTTCCCAacgtaaatatataaaaacggGTCGAAGGCCTTTCACCTTGTTTTCCGGTTCAGTTAAAACAAAAAGTCGGTTATACCCTCtgttttaaaattcatgatttttaagaaatttgtGTAATAAATAGGCCAATTTTAGGCCCAAAACACTTTCGAAAGGGCTAGGGTTTGTCTTTTAGCCTCCGtatatatttgagtttttttcaGTCATTGTCCTTCTTCTTTTGGAGGAGCACGATCCAGAGAGACAAGGTACCACTTCTGATTCATTTCCTCTGTTATCTATTTTCATCGATTTTGTTAGTAATAGaaatctttgttttgttttggatgtGTTGGttactttgcagaagaagaTGACAACTCCGCAAGTGAAGACCGGTTTGTTCGTCGGTTTGAACAAAGGCCATGTTGTCACCAGACGCGAGTTGGCTCCTCGTCCCCGTGCTCGCAAAGGAGTATGTTTCTCAGTCTTTGCAATAGTTTTAGTTGTTTCCACTAGAATTTGGTGATAGTGCCTGGCATATATAGTTTTGATTCTGTTGGTGGATTCATGATCTGCTCATTAAAGTAATAGAATTTTTGATATTGCAGAGCAGACCTGGCTTATGTTTCGTTGCCGCATTTCTTATGTTGTGAATGTTATATGTTCACTAGATTAGCTAACTCAAAAACAATATCTATCCTTGTGATTTACGGCATTCTTGATCTTATGTTTTActtggtttttgttttggtgGCTTTATTTTCATTGTCcttattgttttatttgttgtgGATCTGATTAGGGTTTAATTTTTTCTCATGTGCTCAGAAAACAAGCAAGAGAACAATCTTCATCAGATCATTGATCAGGGAAGTTGCTGGTTTTGCTCCCTACGAGAAGAGAATCACTGAGCTTCTAAAGGTTGGTAAAGACAAGCGTGCTCTTAAGGTGGCCAAGCGAAAGTTGGGTACCCACAAGAGAGccaagaggaagagagaggagatgtCTAGTGTTCTCCGCAAGATGAGGTAATACCCTATATCCCCATTTCTTAAAATTCTGTTTTCTTCTAGATGAGCAACTTGTTGTTACAGCCTGCTTATGCGTAATATGAAAACTAAACAATCTTATCGTTGATTTTGTGCTTCTAAAACTCAGAtacgttttttttctttcttgttgtaATAACTGTAGgtctggtggtggtggtgtaaCCGAGAAGAAGAAATGAGCTTGGCGAGAGGACCACTCGAATTGTTTGTGTTTATTGTTTTGGATCTAAAGAGTTTTGTTTTGTCCATGACCgtggattattattattttgcttTACTTTTAGCTCTTAAACGGCACAGCACAAGCATTATGATCTTATTATCCAATTAATATTTAtcccaaaaatatttaaaaaaacatctACAAAATGCTAATATTCCAATTATTAtttatcacaaaaatatttataaaaaacaattacaAGATGCTAATGTTCcaactaatatttataacaaaaatatttaaaaaagcatttacaaaatttaaaacagAGTCTTATTTTCTAAATGCCGATGATCTTTATTCAATGTTCtcatagtaaaaaaatatttatatattatatattataaaatatatatctaatctattaaaatagagtcttATTTTCTAGTTAAGAATGTTGTCATTAACTTTTAGATTTATTCATATTTCATTAGAGATAAATGTAACATGCTGTAACAAGTAAGTAGTATCTTCCAATATTTTTGTTAGTAACTACTCTATATCTACTGAAGTATAGTGTTCAAAAATACGTCCAATGCGGCCGCATATTCGGTCAGTATACGCTATGCGGACACCTAACGTAGCGAAATCATTATATACGGCTTAGTATGCGGTTTGTTAATAAGCGGACGTATATACGGCGCATAGTCCGCACATACGGAGCTGTTTAGgcgtttgtatttttttgttctttcaaaAAGACGgttacataattaaataaagttaaGTCAAAAATTGAAAAGCATAAAACAACATAGTTTATCGAAAGTTTCTATATGCTAAGTTGTTGACCATTCACGTTCAGTTCTTTCTCATAAAGCCCTGAAATCTTTATTTTGCTACTTTATCTTTTTCTATCTCTTGTTTTTAATCAAATGAAAATCAAGTTCCAAACATGTACaatcaagaaagaaaatgataattagacttttagtttagtttattttctttacGTTTTAGtcattattttgatttgagGATTATgacttttctctttttttatttagattaaGAATTATTAAACTTTTAGACATCagttatttgattttatgaatTAAGTATTGAAAaccttatattattttagtattattttattttcatattagtcatcaataaatattatacaaatgttATATATATCCGTCTAGGCCCCGTTTAGACGTCCGCATATACAGCTATGCGCTAGACGCTGGATCACCGCACAGTGAGCGCATAGCGTATTTTAGAATATTGATACATACTAATTAAATATAGTAActataattaatatatgtataaaagaTATTTGTATTCACAAAACTGCATTTGTGTATCTAGGAATATGCGAGATCCATAGCTATTTTCTAAACTTTATTGATATACTATATGTACTAATGATCTTATATTTACGAAGAGTGATTAATaggtttaattatatttatatacactAAATTGTATTTATATCATGTAAAGAAATATAACATCACGAAACATccttaaaaattatttatatatactatgtTAGTAAGATACTTTCACTTTTTCAAGATATAAAAGTGTCGATAGTGAAATTTCtaagaaaattatttacataatcCAAACAATACTCacactaaatataaatataagttttattcattttagaatctaatctattaatttatggttctattttttatctacttacaAATAATCTATGTTGGGCAATTACATTTAACTAGCTTTACTATTATATCTACTTATAtctaacttaattattattaaatatatatactctaATCTTAAATTAAGGAAAGAAATAATAAactattgtttttaaatgaCAAATTCAATTTAAATTAACACTATGTTTaagtaataataaattatattttatttattaataaaaaataataatatatgcctactatttcatatatataattgtactTTAATTCAAATGCAAGAAACAAATTCTTTGAAATCCTGAACAAATACATAATAATACAATTCTTATAGATAGAgtattaaaattacatatatatgataaaataaataaaaatagttattaatatttaatgatATGATAGAACATGTAactattgatatttttatgagtATAGTTTTACGGGTTGTTCcaacaaacatataaaatatttatcaaatataaaattaaacaaacaaaacatacTTTATGTTAAGTTCAGGCGTTCAGGTATCCGTTGGATACGGATTGGGTATTTGGAATTTTTGTTCAAATTTATATCACATCATAAAATCTATAATGTAACCAGATAATGTTCTGATTCAGTTTATATGGGTTCGGTTcatatatatttgaagttaaatccaaaattttaaagcaaaacataagaaataaatttttctcctagtctatatttgagaagtgattttgacatgtgtcatcaccaaattaattttgaaagaaaaatgatgacatggcaTACTAACATTAAT
The sequence above is drawn from the Raphanus sativus cultivar WK10039 chromosome 7, ASM80110v3, whole genome shotgun sequence genome and encodes:
- the LOC108815939 gene encoding 60S ribosomal protein L36-2, which codes for MTTPQVKTGLFVGLNKGHVVTRRELAPRPRARKGKTSKRTIFIRSLIREVAGFAPYEKRITELLKVGKDKRALKVAKRKLGTHKRAKRKREEMSSVLRKMRSGGGGVTEKKK